ATATTGTTCGAGTAAAAGTTAAAGTCTCCCTTCCAGTCCAGAAAACCCACCAGATGTCCCATAAAGAACTCAGCTGTGATAGAAGCTAAACCATTACATCCTCAGGAACCCTGCTTTTAAAACTCCGCCGCTATAATTAATGGCTATTATCAAGTTACAATAAAAGCCACGGGCACGGGGAGCTTTACGGGGACGGATCCAGCCCGAGAGATGTTTGCTGGGCGCTGGGAGCACACGTTTATCGCGGCACAGCGCTGGCTGACCTCGCTCCTATCAATTGTTCCCCTGCCGTGGCCACTTGGCAGTGCCACGCGGCACGCACACGGCAAGACCCCGGCATGCACACGGCAGGACCTGTGGCCACCGGGGAGCCTCCCATACAGACCCATCCCGAAAAAATGCCCACAGGGCCACGTGCCGTGCGATCACAACAACGCCACGCCACGCCGCTTGAAGGCTTGAGCATCCTCGGGGAGTGGGTTTTGCCGAACCAGCCGCGTCACCGCCACCCCGTCCGCTTGCACCGGCCCCAGCGAGCACCAAACCTGGCCGGGTGCTCAGCCCCAGGCAGCTCAGTGGGTTTGTGCACCCCGACCCTAGCTGCCAGGCCCTGCCTCGCACCAAGTCCTTTCTGGCATGGAAACGAGCAGGTCCCACGGACGGGTGGGTCCCTTCTGGCCTCCTCCCTGCCGCACGGCCGGAGAAGGTCGACCAACAAGCACAGCCCTAGCGCCACGCGGATCCGAGTCCTGATCCTCTGCTCCAAGGCAAAACCGCCTCCGGCGGTGCCTGCGCACCACGAAACGCAAGAAAGGGTGCAGGGGTGGGGCAGGGCGAAGCCGGGGCCTCATTAAGCAAAGCTCTGCTTGGGAGCCTCGACGGCTCTGCAGCTTGCAGCGCAGGGCCCGGCCGCGGCAGGGAGGGCAGGCTGTGTGCTGCACGGACCCCGAGAGCACAGCGCGGCAGCACCGCGGTGGATACAGCCTCACCGCCACCCCAGTGGGGACAGCGGGTCCACGCCTACCCCAGGGCCACGCGTGGCCACACACAGCCACCACCCGAGTGTCCCCGCGTGCCACCACCGGCGGCACCCCATCGCAGCCCGCACGTCTCCGAGCAGCCGCCCTGAGCCCTCGCTCTCCCCGTTCATGCCGAGCACGGGGAGGGCGCagcacaacccccccccccccccccattctcctcctgctgcttctcctcctcctcctccagtcCCCGAGCTCCCCGGGAGCACAAGCGCCTGCCAACCTGAGAACTCTCCGGGCGTGACGTTGGGCGAGTTTGTAGCCTCTGTTTCAGTGTAAGACAACGTGGAATCCGATAGATCtgcaaagagacagaaaaaaaaaaaaggcacagcttTTAATCCTCCCGCATTTGCGAGCTCTACGTGTATGCCCGGGGCCCCTCTGCTTCCCGTCCCCTGCCCACACCTCCCGAAAAACTCTCTGCCGGGCCAGAAGGCAGCGTTTAACCTCGTACCTCCACCGTGCAAAGTCTGAGTCGCTTCGACCACAGAAATAACTGCAGCGAAGTCGATCAAACAAGTAGGAACTTGGTGCTTACTGGATAAGGTTACATTAAGCCTCTAAACAATTCATAGTTACTATACTTAATTATCGCCATTAAAATTCTTGAAGCTGTTTAttcttgcttccttccttccttcctctttgctgAAGCGAAGGAAACTTTGTTTTAACAAGTTAAGAGTCTTTGTTATTCTCTCTTGCTTACACCCCTCTAATTAAGTGCTCAACTGTTTGCTCACAGATTaactattatttttccaatCAAACAAGCCAATGAAGCAGATTTCAGGCCCTGGCTGTTGTTTTAACCAAGTCACGTGTCGCTCCCTAccatccctccctgcagcaccagcagttTCTGAAGGGAATTACCCTGCagtggggagagcagggagggacgagtttggtttttttttccccctctgttttTTCCCACacctaacaaagaaaaaaaaaaaacaagaaggaaaacaaaaccagcccaTGACCAGCAAATCTGCTTCGCAGGATGCTCTGGACGCGAAGGCTAGGGTGGGCTTTTCCCTTCCCAAAGCTTTTCTAATTCATCAGGAGCAGCAAAATGCCCTTCCAAAATTACAGAGCAGTGACTCCTGGAGAGGCTCCGTCTCGGGTTAATAAGCACAGGAAGGGCAGGAGCCGGCCGGGGCGCAGCCGGGAGCTCCCACGCCCCCCGCGCTCCGGCACCCGCGCGCAGACAAAACACGGCGCCCGGGAACCCTTCATTACGCCCCCACGGAGAACAGGGCTTCGTGTCATTTGGGAAAAAATCTGCATGCGCCTGCACGGCAATTTGGGATGATAAACCGGCGTTCATTTACTGCATGAAACCCGTCAGCCGATGCTTGGCTCAGAAGTAATGAGCAGGCAGAAAATCCCTGATGCCGCCTGCTGCCCGACGCGCCGCCGAGAGGTGCCGGTAACCAGCACCGGGGCTGCACCACGAGTGCTGGTGGAGATCAAAAGAGGGAAAGCACGTACCCAGTGGCTTTTGCTCATCATTAGGAGACAGCCGAGAGTAAGGAGGTGGTGGAGACTCTGGAAAATAGGAAAGTTTGCGTTAGTGTTGTGTTCAGTCTATAAATGAAACCTCTTCCGAGTTAGGAGCACTTAGAAGGCCGCAAACACACGATGGATAAAGCCCGCTCGCAATGGGAACCCACTAGGAGCTCTACACCAAGCCATGTCCACATCTCCATAGAACAGGGGTTCAGCCCTGACCTCCTGAGGCAGACATTATGGGTGGAAATGTCACCatcctgcctcccagccccggcACCCCAACCGAAGCACGAGCCGTGCTCCGGGCTGCGGCGCTCCCAGGTGCCGGAGACCACGGCGGCTCCAAGCCACGTGCGGGGGCCCAGCGAGAGCTCCCCAAACACCGCATTACGAAGACTGAAAAACAGGCGTTGGGTGATGACGAGAGGCTCCTTTCTTGGCACGGACAGCCCGATGCTGTGGGCTGGCTGGCTTCAGCCAAAAAGCCACCGAAGTCACTCTGGTGTGTCCAGCAGCACCTGGCTGCTCGGGGGGCTCCCGTGGTCCTCAGTTTGGCCCAGGCCCCGCAAAGGTGCCcggtgctcagcagcagcacatccaCGTGCCCGCAGCGAGTCCCCAGAAGCTCCTGGATGAATCGGGTCACCGATCCGGCTCCTGCTGCGCTTGGAAGCGGAAAGACCACGCGACGGGCTGGGGAAGGTCGTCCATCACTTCCCGGGGTAGAGGTGGGGTTTTCTTCTCCATCGTGGCTTGCTTCTAGAACTCGGCCTCGCTGCAACCGAGCCGcgtgcaggcagctgggctgcggGACGGCCCCGGCGCTGGGCTGACGTTGGGGAGGCGCTGCACTGGAAATTCGGAGGCAGGACGCTGACCCCAGGCCTCTCCAACAAGCATGTGCTCCTCAGCTCCCACACTGAGCAGAAGACCAGTCCCTCAGTGTAACAACCGCAGCTCACTTTGAGTTATTGCATTAAAAACGCTGTTAGCATCCCCTCCGTGGTGCTCTGGCGTGGCTTATTGCCcctcaaaaagaaaaggttcctcatcctcatcctgaAACAGGCACCGAGAGGCCTAACCAagcaggctgccagcagcaagATGCTCTCCTCACGGGCTCTTAGCagcctccaaaaaaaaagaaaacaaacaggaaacgGAGCCAACGTCCAGCCCTGGAGCAGCAGGTCCCCTGCCAGAGCCGGACCCGGTGCCACGACGTGGTTCTTCGAAGCACGGCTGAGTTCTTGTGCTGCTCCATCACATCACCCCATGGGGAACTGGGGACGAAGGTGCACCCGTGGCCAGCGCAGGGGCACCATTCGTGGTGGCACCAGGGCCGTGCTGGGGCTCCCGCTGTCCTTCCCCAGTAGAGGCAGAGCTGGAACTGGGGGGGCCCCCGGCCCAGGGACCCCCTTGCAGAGCAGGAACGCGCCAGAAGCGCCCGGGGCTCGGAGCCGCAGAGCGCTGGGAAAAAGCCATCGCTGCGGGAAAGCGGCTTGGAAACTTTGGCCGCTTCTAAAATAAACGCACATCTCCTCCAATCGAAGCTAAAAGCTACTTCCAGCCTCTAGCGATCTTCGGGGGAAGCAGCGCGCCGGCGCTGCGTGCCGAGCACAGAAGTTTCTTTCAACCAAGTGATGCAAAGCGAGGCAGGATTCCggattgcaaaataaataaaatcaaagctcTTGCCAAGAAGGGGACCGTGAGCAGGATTCCGATATCCTCCGGGGTTTCTCCATCcgcatcaaaaaaaaaaaaaaaaaaaaaaagggggggggggggtgcaaagCCAAGCCAAGCCCAGGGCTCGGTGGGGTTGCGGCtgccccccggttcccccccggtcccgcagcccccggcggggctgcgcggggcccTGCGGCTGCGAGGCGCGGCGGTAATTGCCCGGCTCCGCGGCCGCCCCGAGAAGCGGCGAGCCAGGCTGGCGCCAGCAGGATGCAAACTGCACATTATCGCCCCTTCGGCACCTAAATAGCAGGGGGACCTccgcgggggggggaggaaaaaaaaataggggaaagGGGGTTGATGCGCGGGTTTCACAAGCGCCGGTCACTGTCCCATGCTGGCCGGGCAcggggtaattgggggggggggatccccgAACTTCGGGACCCCGTCCCTAAACCTCAGGATCCTCCTCCCCAAACTCCAGGACCCCCTCTCCAAAGCTCAGGACCCCTCTCCAAAGCTCAGGACCCCCTCTCCAAAGCTCAGGACCCCACTCCAAAGCTAAAGGACCCCCTCCCAAAGCTCaggaccccctccccaaaactaAAGGACCCCTCCCCAAACTTCAGGACCCCCTCTCCAAAGCTCGGGACCCCTCCCCAAAACTAAAGGACCCCTCTCCAAAGCTCAGGACCCCGTCCCCAAAACTAAAGGACCCCTCTCCAAAGCTCaggaccccctccccaaaactaAAGGACCCCTCTCCAAAGCTCTGGACCCCCTATCCAAAACCCTAAGgacccctccccaaaccccatcaccccctccccatcaccccccccccgccgctcacCTGGCCCACAGAGGCGGCTGAAGTGGTAGGGGTTGCAGCAGACGGTGGGGCCGTCGGCGACGCCGAAGCTCTGGCACTCGCAGAGGGGCTTCAGCTCGGCGGGGTGCTGCAGGTCGGGCCAGCGGAAGAGCTTCCccagcaggaggtgggggggcgCCGCCTGGCCCCCCAGGCGCACCTCGGTGCGGGCCACCAGCACGCAGCCGCTCGGCATGCCCCCGCGGGACTCCACCGCCTCCAGCAGGCTGTCCAGCGAGCGCTCCTTCAGCCGCTTCAGCAGCGAGTAGGTGACGGccttcagctcctgctccagcaccagcagccgCGACCGCGCCtcgcggccccgccgctccggGGACCCGCCGGGGGCTCCGCcgtcggggccggggggggcggcccggggggctcccggctGCCGCTCGCCGAAGAGGCAGCAGGTCACGGAGCTCTCCCGGCCGCGCCTCGGGCTCGGTCCCTCGGTGCCGTCCCGGCGCTGCGGGGCGCGGAGCCGAGCCCCCCGGCGCTCCGCCATCGGGGGGAccccgcggcgccccccggccgccggccCGGCTCGCGGCTcctcggccccgccgccgctccctagggccgggcggccccgctccgggctcccgtcgccgccgccgccgtctcCGCCGGCTCCGGGCTCGCGGCCGCCGCTCGTGGCGCTGccatcgccgccgccgccgccgtcggGCACGACGCGGCTCCTCCAGAGGCGCCGCACCAGCCCCGAGCGTTTGGACCTGAACATACGCCGAGgcgcgggcggccgggggccggcggcgccgCTCGCCGCCCCCTGTGCCGCGGGGGGGGCTCGtggccggccgccgccgcctctaTCTCATctcagccccgccgccgccgcgggctccctcccggccgggccccgctccccggcgCGGCGGCTCCTCCGTGCGGCGCCCCGCCACAGCCCTGCGCAGCGACTCGCCCCCGGCCCGCGGCGGGGCTGCACCatggggcgggcggcggggcgggggcgccgGGCGGGCATAGACGGCGCCGCGGGGCGCTCCCGGAGCCGGGCTCACGGCCGCCGCGCCGGGCCCTCCGCCATCGGCCGCCGCGCCGGGGCCGCGAagggagcggcgggggggggggcggcgaggccGGGGGCACGGGACGGGGCCGAGGGGAGCCCGAGCATAaactggagggggggggggggggggggaggcccggcgagggggagggggtgggggccGCCCGGCGGGGCGAGCGGCGCCCCCGGGGGTGTTAGGTGCCGGGAGCCGACAGGGAAAATACGCGGggtaagggggaaaaaaaagggggggggaataggggggaaaaaaggggaaagggggaaaaaaagggaaaaaaaagggggagggaaaggggaaaaaagggaaaatttaggggaaaaaaggggaaaaattagGGAAAATttaggggaaagaaagggggaaagttagggaaaaaggggggaaaattAGGGgatatttagggaaaaaaggggaaaaatagggaaaaatcagggaaaattcagggggggaaaggaaaacgGGAAAAAAGgtaggggaaaaggagaaaaaatggaaaacgtggaaaaaataaggaaaaaaattggaaaaaaaaaaaggaaaaaaaattaaaaagcgaaaaaaaagaaaaggcttggAACTAGAGACGCCGGCTTCAGGACATGGATGGCAGCTGTGAGGAtccggggggcgggcgggcggggcgctgggtgctgctggtgctgggtccggtccggctcggctcggctcggctcggctcggctcggctcggctcggctcggctcggctcggctcggctcggctcggctcggcccgccGGGTGCCGGCTGCCggggccgccgctgccgccgccgcgctccgccCGCCCTCGCTGAGCTTTTGTGTGGCTCGGGCGCGCACGCGGGGCCCCTGGCGAGCGGCGGCGCGATTGGCTGCCGCCCATCATG
This Anser cygnoides isolate HZ-2024a breed goose chromosome 11, Taihu_goose_T2T_genome, whole genome shotgun sequence DNA region includes the following protein-coding sequences:
- the SMAD6 gene encoding mothers against decapentaplegic homolog 6, whose amino-acid sequence is MFRSKRSGLVRRLWRSRVVPDGGGGGDGSATSGGREPGAGGDGGGGDGSPERGRPALGSGGGAEEPRAGPAAGGRRGVPPMAERRGARLRAPQRRDGTEGPSPRRGRESSVTCCLFGERQPGAPRAAPPGPDGGAPGGSPERRGREARSRLLVLEQELKAVTYSLLKRLKERSLDSLLEAVESRGGMPSGCVLVARTEVRLGGQAAPPHLLLGKLFRWPDLQHPAELKPLCECQSFGVADGPTVCCNPYHFSRLCGPESPPPPYSRLSPNDEQKPLDLSDSTLSYTETEATNSPNVTPGEFSDASTSPDAVKRSHWCNVAYWEHRTRVGRLYTVYEQSVSIFYDLPQGNGFCLGQLNLENRSETVRRTRSKIGYGILLSKEPDGVWAYNRSEHPIFVNSPTLDIPNCRTLIVRKVMPGYSIKVFDYEKSCLLQHTAELDYADGPYDPNSVRISFAKGWGPCYSRQFITSCPCWLEILLSNNR